The Entomobacter blattae nucleotide sequence CTCGGCAGAGTTCATGGGGAGAAAGGGAAGCTGGGTCAACGAAAAATGGCAATCTTGCAAAAATAAAGCTGTCTCAGAACTTCTCAAACGCCCTCATACCCTTGTGGTTGACTTTGCCTACCCAAACCCGTGGACCCAAACCCGAAAAAGCTTTTGGGATCCCATTCACTACCGTGTTCCCATTGCTAGAGACATCGTCCATGTTTTCCATACTGCAAGACAGAGCAATACTAGTTTTCAGCCTTCTACCCTCTCTTTGCCAGGACGAGTTCTTCTGAACGTTCCATAACCCTAAAACTATCATCGTCTCAAGAAATACCCTCCTTACCAGTAAGGCCCATCAAAGAGCTAATGGGCCTTACAAAACAATAGAATAAGCCAATATTTATTTTTGAGATTTGGTCATAAACTGGTCTTTTCCATAAATGAACCAAGTAATAACGATGCAAGCTACATAAAATACCAGGAAGATCTTTAAAGCTCCTGCTGGAGAACCTGTTAAACTTAAAGAATAGCTAAAGGCTTTGGGAATAAAAAAGCCCCCTATGGCGCCAATGGCGGAAATAAACCCAAGAGCCGAAGCGGTATCGGTTATAGCAACCCGGTTGGCCTCGTTATCACTACCCCCTTTATTTTTAATACGGTAGAACGTAAATCTACGAAAAACAACTGCAATCATTTGGAAAGCAGAACCACTTCCCAAGCCTGCTGTTAAAAATAGCAGCATGAAAATAGTAAAGAACGCCGCAAAAGAGCCCCCTTCTCCACCGCTAGGCAATGTAAAGAAAACCGCAATGGTCAGAAAGACCATGATAATAAAATTAGTCCCTGTAACCCTTACACCCCCAAATCGATCAGCCATCACCCCCCCTACTGAGCGAGCCAAAGCTCCCAATAAAGGGCCAATAAAAACATACTGAAGAACCGAAACTTCGGGAAACTGGGTTTTGGTGAGCATGGCAAAGCCTGCAGAAAACCCAATAAAAGAGCCAAAGGTTGAAAGGTAGAGAATGCTGAGTATCCACATATGCTTTTGCCATAAAATGGGGATCATCTCAGAAAAGGAGGCCTTGCTAGTGGCAAGGTCATTCATGCCGAACCAGGCAGCCAAAGAAGCCACAACGAGAAAGGGGATCCAAATCCAGGCTGCATTTTCCATCCACAAGACCGACCCATTGGACTGCGGCACACCTTCTCCCCCCAAAAAGGAAAACAAGCCATAACTGATCGCAAGTGGAACCACAAATTGCATTACACTTACCCCCAGATTGCCCAAGCCCCCATTAATACCTAGAGCACTCCCCTGTTTGGCCTTTGGAAAGAAAAAACTGATGTTGGACATACTGGAAGCAAAATTCGCTCCCCCCAACCCACATAGCAAGGCAATGGCTGCAAAAGAATAAAGAGATGTCTCCTTATTCTGCACAGCAAACCCTAGCCACAGACACGGGATTATCAGAAAAGCCGTGCTATAGGCTGTCCAACGTCGGCCCCCAAAGATAGGGATCGCAAAAGAATAAGGAACCCGCAGTACCGCCCCTGTAATAGAAGGCAAAGCGGTAAGCAAAAACAACTGCTGATTGGTAAAATTAAAACCAACAGCATTTAACCTTACGGTTACCGCGCTAAACAACATCCATACACAAAAGGCCAAAAATAGGCAGAAAACAGAAATCCATAAATTACGGCTAGCCACCTTATGGCCCTGTGTTTCCCAAAATACAGGATCTTCCGGGTTCCATACTTTTATTGACCCAGAAGATTTCTGGCTCGGGCCTGAACTGGATGTTTGACTCATATTTTATAGACCTCTTGGCGCTTCTATTGATTATTAAAAAATTCTTATGAACCCAGAAAGGCATATAACAACCCATTCTGAGCTTAGGTTTTTGATTTCTCTGTTGATGAGAGACGTTATAGTTAATTTAGATACGTTATACTTAAATTTTTACGTTACACTTAAATTCTAAAAGTTTTTCTGCATGATTAAGATTAAATTTGTTTTACAAAACTATAATTTTTAACGCGTGGAATTGTAGAAATGCGCTCATGCGCCCTGTTTTTCAAAAAATAGAGCAACATCCTAAACAGATATATGATCTATATCAAACCCAAGAGAATTACTACTGGCTGTTTTGCGTCATACTCATACATTCCCCAGCTTCCTCAAAAGAAGGATCAAGACATGAATCCGCCAGTTTTTCCTTTATCGAGTAGTAGGGAGCGCCTGCGCTAATGGGAGATAACCCCTAATTCGGGCTCCTCATCATTATCAATATCCATATTTAAAGGCCTTAACCGCGCAGCAATCACCATAGCAATACTTCCTAACAGCATGGTCACAGCCATAGGAATAACCGAATGAACAGGCAGTTTGCCAATAATAAACCCTGCTACCGCCCCAAGAACATATTGTAGGGTTCCAATAAAGGCCGCTGCACTCCCAGCAAAACGTGGGTGATTAGCCAAAGCGCCAACCATGGCGTTGGGGCCAATCATTCCCGTAGTCGCCAAGGTTAACAAAAGAAAGACGACAAAGGCAATCATAACGCCTCCATGGAGGGGGATCTGTTCTAACTCAACAATGATTGCAAGAATAGTTAAGATCAGTGTGCCGACCATGGCTAAAAAAGTTGATAGGCTTAACAGTTTTCGGGATCCCACGCGGCTCACCAACATACCATTTAATTGAGAGGCCCCAATCATGCCCACAGCAAACAGCCCAAACATCATACCGAATTGGGCAGGCGTTAATCCAAACAGGTGCATAAATACGGCGGGTGCTGCTGAAAGATAGGTAAAGGAGACAAAGGCACTAAAACCACTAATGACAGAATGGGAAATAAAACCCCTATCCTTGCACAAGGTTATATACCGCCCCAAAAATGCTGAAATAGGTAAAAATACCCTTTTCTCTACTATGAGCGTTTCAGGAAGCACCCGCCAAATCATGAAAATACAGACCATTCCATACACAGCCGATGCCCAAAAAATGGCACGCCATGTCGTCACATGTAAAACCAAACCGCCAAGTGTGGGAGCAAGAATGGGAACAATCCCCATAATAAGAACCAATTGGGACATCATTTTAGAGGCCATATTACCCCGAACAATATCTCTTACGGCTGCGCTTGGCACTACCAAACTAGCCGATGCCCCTAACGAGGCAAAAAACCTAAACACAGAAAATACCACAATATTAGGGGCCATAGCACACCCAATAGAAGAAAGGGTATAAATCACTGTGCCAATCAGCATGGGCCCACGCCTACCAAAACGGTCTGAAAGAGGCCCAAGGGTAATCTGCCCAATGGCCAACCCTACAAACCACACAGAAAGTGTAAATTGGGCTGAACCAGGCAAACCATGAAGGCCTTTTTCCAGCTGAGGGAAAGCAGGAAGGTAAATATCTGTAGAAACAGGACCAACCGCCGTTAAAATCCCTAGGATAACAGGCATCCATCGAGAGGGTAAGGATGGGCTATAAATGGCCTTGGTTGTTGAATTTATATTCATGCTTCCAAAACTGACCTTACAGACCCAATGCCTTACCCATTCCAGGGGGAACCATAAAGCCTGTCATTGAAATTCTACACTGTAAACGAAATCATCTCCCCAACGATCCCTTAAAAAAGCAGTAAAACCCTCGGCGCTGCTCTTATCCGTGCTGCTCTTAAAAGCATTTGTTCCACATATGCCTACAAATCTGTCAAAAACAAGGTCGTATCGTGGTTTTTATTGAAAGGGAAAGGGATTATTCTTTATTTTGTTGGGCTTAGATTTAGCCCGATTAGCCTGTAAGACGAAAACGCCGGCAATGATGGATAAAACGAGCAAAATAGCACTGATGATAAGGCGAACATTATTCCCAACCTGTATGCCACTCCCCAAAAGCACAAAAATAACCGTTTGAGGGAGGCTTCCTATCAGGGTTGCCCAAATGAAGGAAGCCATAGGCACATGACTAAGGCCAGAGGCCACATTAACAGCCAGAGCAGAACCTACGGGCATAAGCCTTAAACCTAAAACGGAAAAAAAGGGAGAAGAGGTAAAATACTCATGCACTTTACGAATCCTGGCCGCAAATGGACCCTTCCGGCGGAGCAGTTTTTGAATTTTTTCACGGCCAATCCAGCGTGCCCACATAAAGGCCAACACAGAACCCACTAAGGTAATCAAGGTTGCAAAGGCTATTCCAAAAACTACCCCATATAAAAAGCCAGCTACAAAACATACAGCCTGTCGTGGCAGCCCGACAGAACAGATTAAAATCCCAATCCCCAAAAATAACCCCTTGCCCCACACACCCTGAAAAATGGCTTTATGCTGAAGGATATCCATTAAAAAATGGCTCTGTTGAACTATCAAGCCAATTCCTAACAGCGTTCCAACCAAAACAACCGTTTGCACAATAAAGGAAAAAGCTGGAAACCTTTCTTTGAGGCATTGTGTAAGGGAACTAAAACCTGTTTTTTTCACATAATCATTCCATAAAGCCAAACCTTCAATTGAAGGCTATACCGCTATCGCAACCCGCAAACCTCTTGTTTCTTTAAGAACAAAAAGCCTATTTCTATCATGAAACCTGTTAGGTATATTTCTGCAAATACACTATAATCCTTTTTAAAGCCACAGCCCTTATAAGGTCATAAATTTCTATTTCTTACGTCTTTCTCCTTCTCATCGGTTCTCATCGGCACTTTTTAACAAACAGCAGATATCCTCTTATGAAACAGCCTATTGAAGATTATAGCCCTGTCGCAGCATGCAAACCTCTTGTTTCTTTAAGGGCCAGAAAGCCTATTTTTATATGGCTGCTTACTCTTGCGGGGATGTTACTGGGCATGATCTCCCTTGGCGGAGCGACACGATTAACAGGATCGGGCCTTTCCATTATGGAATGGAACCCTATCCAAGGCATTATCCCACCACTTTCGCATGCGGAATGGGAAAGGCTATTTGCCCTTTATAAAACCATCCCCCAGTATAAAATTCTTCATAATGGATTTAGTCTTCATGATTTTCAGACCATCTTCTGGCTGGAGTGGATTCACCGGTTCTGGGGACGACTGATGGGGTTTGCCCTGGTTCTTCCCCTCATTTATTTCATTTACAAGAAAATGGTTACCGTCCGACTTGCTTTAATTCTTGGTGGACTCTTTGTTCTCGGGGGGCTTCAAGGGCTGATCGGCTGGTTTATGGTGGCCTCTGGCTTTAACCCAAACAGTACCGCAGTAGCGCCCGTACGCCTGGTATTACACCTGCTTTTTGCCCTTCTCCTTTATGCAGCCCTATTATGGACAGCTTTTAGCACCTATTGGCCAAAACAGCCCCTTCAACAGAGCTATAAAACCCGTTCCTCCCTTCTTTTGGCCGGTGCCTGGTTTTGCCTGCTGCTCCTCACACTTACCATCATTGCCGGGGGGCTAACAGCTGGCACCCATGCAGGTTTTATTTTTAACGAATTTCCCCTTATGGGCGGCTCCCTAATCCCAGCGGACTATGCTCATCTCCATCCTTTTTGGAGAAATGGACTGGAAAATACGGCTGCTGTGCAATTCAACCACCGCCTCCTTGCCACATTTTGCAGTTTGGCTATTCTTACCCTCATTTTCTGTGGCCTTAAAAAAAGGCTGGAAAGACACACCCAAATCTCTTTTATTCTTCTTGGCTGGGCGATTATCCTGCAGTATAGCCTAGGCATAACAACCTTGTTACTCGTAGTCCCCGTATGGGCAGGAACCTTGCACCAAACATGGGCAGCGATTGTTTTAGGGCTTCTCTTGTTTGTTATTTATCAACTCCACCTTAAACCCTTGCAGATTTCAACCCTTGCAGAACAGAAAAGCGAATAACATATAACGAGATATTGACCCTATAGATTTTTCGATTGCTGGGTTTTTTAAATTCTTACGTCCACTCTTCCAGTTCTGGTCTGATTCTTGCTCGGAGCATCTTCTACAATGTCTTCATCATCAAAACATCTTAACGCCCTGGCCGAAACCGATCATATTTTTTTTAACCCTGCAAACACACCCCTTTCATTAAATGAGGCGGAGCAGATTGTCTCACAAGCACTCACCAATATGGAAGATGGTGAGCTTTTTCTAGAATATAGCGAAAGCGAAGTCATTGCTCTTGACGAAGGAATTATCCGCTCGGCTTCCTTTAACAGTTCAAAAGGTTTTGGGCTACGGGCCGTAACAGGCGATGAGAGTGGCTATGCCCATTCAGATGAAATTAGCAAAGCAGCCCTTGAGCGAGCTGCCAATACCCTTACACCTATCCAGAAAAGGGACTCTTCCTTTTCGGCTTCACCTACCAAAACCAACCATGCCCTTTATCGCCCCGATAACCCATTAAAAGAGCAGGATTTTTCAGAACGGGCTGCAACCCTCTCTGAAATTGATCTCTATGCACGAGCAGCAAACCCCCATGTTGTGCAGGTCAGCGCATCGCTGACCTCTCATTGGCAGGCTGTGCAGATTATCCGTCCAGATGGCCAGCGCACGGCCGATATACGGCCTCTAGTAAGGCTGAATGTCTCCATTGTTATTGAAAAAAATGGCCGACGCGAGGATGGTTCCTTTGGCTGTGGTGGACGCTACCCACTCAGCCGCCTTTTAAACAAAAAAACATGGAAACATGCCGTTAATGAAGCCCTGAGACAAGCTAAAGTTAACATGGAGAGTATTGCCGCGCCAGCCGGGGAAATGGCCGTTGTTCTGGGCGCGGGCTGGCCTGGTATTTTACTTCATGAAGCTGTAGGGCATGGCCTGGAGGGGGATTTTAATCGCAAAAAAACCTCAGCCTTTGCAGAGATGGTAGGCAAAAGAGTGGCTGCTCCAGGGGTCACTATTGTGGATGATGGCACATTACCTGACTGCCGCGGCAGTTTGAATATTGACGATGAAGGCACCCCTACAAACCGCACTGTGATGATCGAAGATGGCATTCTCACCGGATTTATTCAGGATCGACTGAATGCTCGGCTTATGAACACCCATTCCACAGGCAATGGTCGGCGTCAATCCTATGCTTACCCACCTATGCCGCGGATGACCAATACCATTATGCTTGCAGGAAACGCCACCACGGAAGAGATGATCAGCTCAACCAAGAAGGGCCTTTATGCCGTTAATTTTGGGGGTGGCCAAGTCGATATCACCTCGGGGAAATTTGTCTTTGCAGCCTCTGAAGCCTATATGATCGAAAACGGTAAAATTACCAGACCCGTCAAAGGAGCAACCCTGATAGGGGATGGCCCCAGCGTATTAACCAAGGTCAGTATGATTGGGAATAATATGGCCCTTGACCCTGGGATTGGCACCTGTGGAAAGGCAGGCCAAGGAGTGCCGGTTGGGGTTGGCCAGCCCACCCTTAAAATTACGGGAATTACAGTGGGCGGCACAAGCCAAAGCTAAAAGCCCTTTTAAAAAAGGAAAGATTATCGTCTCATAGGCTATGCATAAAAAAATTTTCTATTTAAACTTTTGCCCAACGTTTTAACCGCCCAGCGTTTTAACCAATGACCCAGTTTACCAAAATCAGGGGTCATACCCTGGGCTAAAAGAGAGTTTCAGCTATTTTGATGGTTTAGCGAGACCCTTTTTCATTCTTCTTTTCGTTCTCTTATTTTTTTATTCTCTTATTTTATTGTATTTTTAAATGTCTGGTTCCTCTCCTGCTTCCGAGCACTCCCTTCCTCGATGGACTATCGTGCTCCTTGGCCTTATTTCCGCTATTGGCCCCCTTTCTACCGACACGTACCTTCCCGCGTTCCCCCAGGTTACGCAAGACCTACATGGCCAAGCTGAGCTAACACTGGCCGCTTGGTTTTTAGGCCTTGCCGTTGGGCAAATCAGCCAGGGCCCGGTTTCTGACCGCTGGGGAAGAAAACTTCCTCTTATTGGGGGGATTAGTCTTTATATCGTGGCTTCGGTTGGCTGTGCTCTCGTTTCCAACTTTTGGGTATTCTGTCTATTTCGTTTTTTTGCCGCCATTGGTGGTTCAGCGGGAATGGTGATTCCCCGTGCCATGGTGCGAGATATCGCAACCGGGCGCAAAGGGGCGTATATTATGGCCCAACTCGCCCTTGTTTCAGGAATCATCCCTAT carries:
- a CDS encoding NarK family nitrate/nitrite MFS transporter, with the translated sequence MSQTSSSGPSQKSSGSIKVWNPEDPVFWETQGHKVASRNLWISVFCLFLAFCVWMLFSAVTVRLNAVGFNFTNQQLFLLTALPSITGAVLRVPYSFAIPIFGGRRWTAYSTAFLIIPCLWLGFAVQNKETSLYSFAAIALLCGLGGANFASSMSNISFFFPKAKQGSALGINGGLGNLGVSVMQFVVPLAISYGLFSFLGGEGVPQSNGSVLWMENAAWIWIPFLVVASLAAWFGMNDLATSKASFSEMIPILWQKHMWILSILYLSTFGSFIGFSAGFAMLTKTQFPEVSVLQYVFIGPLLGALARSVGGVMADRFGGVRVTGTNFIIMVFLTIAVFFTLPSGGEGGSFAAFFTIFMLLFLTAGLGSGSAFQMIAVVFRRFTFYRIKNKGGSDNEANRVAITDTASALGFISAIGAIGGFFIPKAFSYSLSLTGSPAGALKIFLVFYVACIVITWFIYGKDQFMTKSQK
- a CDS encoding COX15/CtaA family protein encodes the protein MLLGMISLGGATRLTGSGLSIMEWNPIQGIIPPLSHAEWERLFALYKTIPQYKILHNGFSLHDFQTIFWLEWIHRFWGRLMGFALVLPLIYFIYKKMVTVRLALILGGLFVLGGLQGLIGWFMVASGFNPNSTAVAPVRLVLHLLFALLLYAALLWTAFSTYWPKQPLQQSYKTRSSLLLAGAWFCLLLLTLTIIAGGLTAGTHAGFIFNEFPLMGGSLIPADYAHLHPFWRNGLENTAAVQFNHRLLATFCSLAILTLIFCGLKKRLERHTQISFILLGWAIILQYSLGITTLLLVVPVWAGTLHQTWAAIVLGLLLFVIYQLHLKPLQISTLAEQKSE
- the tldD gene encoding metalloprotease TldD, with amino-acid sequence MSSSSKHLNALAETDHIFFNPANTPLSLNEAEQIVSQALTNMEDGELFLEYSESEVIALDEGIIRSASFNSSKGFGLRAVTGDESGYAHSDEISKAALERAANTLTPIQKRDSSFSASPTKTNHALYRPDNPLKEQDFSERAATLSEIDLYARAANPHVVQVSASLTSHWQAVQIIRPDGQRTADIRPLVRLNVSIVIEKNGRREDGSFGCGGRYPLSRLLNKKTWKHAVNEALRQAKVNMESIAAPAGEMAVVLGAGWPGILLHEAVGHGLEGDFNRKKTSAFAEMVGKRVAAPGVTIVDDGTLPDCRGSLNIDDEGTPTNRTVMIEDGILTGFIQDRLNARLMNTHSTGNGRRQSYAYPPMPRMTNTIMLAGNATTEEMISSTKKGLYAVNFGGGQVDITSGKFVFAASEAYMIENGKITRPVKGATLIGDGPSVLTKVSMIGNNMALDPGIGTCGKAGQGVPVGVGQPTLKITGITVGGTSQS
- a CDS encoding multidrug effflux MFS transporter, giving the protein MNINSTTKAIYSPSLPSRWMPVILGILTAVGPVSTDIYLPAFPQLEKGLHGLPGSAQFTLSVWFVGLAIGQITLGPLSDRFGRRGPMLIGTVIYTLSSIGCAMAPNIVVFSVFRFFASLGASASLVVPSAAVRDIVRGNMASKMMSQLVLIMGIVPILAPTLGGLVLHVTTWRAIFWASAVYGMVCIFMIWRVLPETLIVEKRVFLPISAFLGRYITLCKDRGFISHSVISGFSAFVSFTYLSAAPAVFMHLFGLTPAQFGMMFGLFAVGMIGASQLNGMLVSRVGSRKLLSLSTFLAMVGTLILTILAIIVELEQIPLHGGVMIAFVVFLLLTLATTGMIGPNAMVGALANHPRFAGSAAAFIGTLQYVLGAVAGFIIGKLPVHSVIPMAVTMLLGSIAMVIAARLRPLNMDIDNDEEPELGVISH
- a CDS encoding TVP38/TMEM64 family protein, coding for MKKTGFSSLTQCLKERFPAFSFIVQTVVLVGTLLGIGLIVQQSHFLMDILQHKAIFQGVWGKGLFLGIGILICSVGLPRQAVCFVAGFLYGVVFGIAFATLITLVGSVLAFMWARWIGREKIQKLLRRKGPFAARIRKVHEYFTSSPFFSVLGLRLMPVGSALAVNVASGLSHVPMASFIWATLIGSLPQTVIFVLLGSGIQVGNNVRLIISAILLVLSIIAGVFVLQANRAKSKPNKIKNNPFPFQ